One Aquisediminimonas profunda genomic region harbors:
- the gltX gene encoding glutamate--tRNA ligase, which produces MTVTTRFAPSPTGTLHVGNVRTALHNWLWAKKHGGRFILRIDDTDVERSREEYVTQIRSDLDWLGLAWDEEARQSARFDLYEKHFEALKAEGRIYACYETPEELELRRKILLGRGLPPVYERPAEGAAIPEGRIPHWRFKLDHAAPIEWDDLVRGHQKFDPKLLSDPVIRRADGSWLYMLPSAIDDVDLGITHVVRGEDHVTNTATQIQMFAALGAVPPLFAHEALLTGSEGKLSKRLGSLGVDAFKEQGIEPLALLALLARLGTSDPVEPVADMAPLIAGIDFSRFGRAPARFDEAELAQLNARILHQTDYDAVAERLPTGMGQAAWNAIRPNLTRVDDAADWWAVVEGPIHADIATDDRAYLAQAARLAETLDWAADPWHALTAALKDETGRKGKALFLPLRIALTGREHGPDMASLLPIIGRERAIARLLA; this is translated from the coding sequence ATGACCGTTACGACGCGCTTTGCGCCATCCCCGACCGGGACTCTGCATGTCGGCAATGTCCGCACAGCCCTGCACAATTGGCTGTGGGCGAAAAAGCATGGTGGGCGATTCATTCTTCGGATCGATGACACGGACGTCGAACGCTCAAGGGAAGAATATGTCACGCAGATCAGGTCCGATCTCGACTGGCTGGGTCTTGCCTGGGATGAAGAGGCGCGCCAGTCCGCCCGGTTCGATCTCTATGAAAAGCACTTCGAAGCACTTAAGGCGGAAGGCCGCATCTATGCCTGCTACGAAACGCCTGAGGAGCTTGAACTGCGGCGCAAGATCCTGCTCGGCCGGGGCCTTCCCCCAGTCTATGAGCGGCCAGCCGAAGGAGCGGCAATCCCGGAAGGCCGAATACCACACTGGCGTTTCAAGCTTGATCATGCAGCGCCGATTGAATGGGACGATCTGGTGCGCGGCCATCAGAAGTTCGATCCGAAACTTCTCTCAGACCCCGTCATTCGTCGCGCCGACGGTTCCTGGCTGTATATGCTCCCTTCCGCGATCGACGATGTTGACCTTGGCATCACCCATGTCGTGCGGGGCGAAGACCATGTCACCAATACAGCGACGCAGATCCAGATGTTTGCAGCCCTTGGCGCGGTGCCTCCCCTGTTCGCGCATGAAGCGTTGTTGACGGGCAGCGAGGGCAAATTGTCAAAGCGCCTTGGGTCTCTGGGCGTCGACGCCTTCAAGGAACAGGGCATCGAACCCCTGGCGCTTCTGGCCTTGCTTGCACGGCTCGGGACAAGCGACCCGGTAGAACCTGTCGCGGACATGGCACCGCTGATTGCGGGTATTGATTTTTCCCGTTTCGGCCGTGCCCCGGCACGGTTCGACGAAGCGGAGTTGGCGCAACTCAATGCGCGCATCCTCCATCAGACGGACTATGACGCGGTTGCCGAGCGGCTTCCGACCGGCATGGGTCAGGCGGCCTGGAATGCCATTCGGCCCAATCTGACCCGCGTCGACGATGCGGCGGACTGGTGGGCGGTCGTTGAAGGCCCCATCCATGCCGACATTGCCACCGATGACCGGGCATACCTCGCGCAAGCGGCCCGTCTGGCTGAAACTCTCGACTGGGCGGCCGATCCCTGGCACGCGTTGACCGCGGCCCTCAAAGATGAAACCGGGCGAAAGGGCAAGGCTCTCTTCCTGCCGCTGCGCATTGCCCTGACCGGTCGGGAACATGGCCCCGACATGGCTTCCCTGTTGCCCATCATCGGCCGTGAACGGGCAATCGCGCGGTTGCTGGCGTGA
- a CDS encoding NAD+ synthase, giving the protein MTDALTIALAQLSQRMGDLAANADAMLNVRKQATGADLILFPELQLIGYPPEDLVLKPALAKRADGELARLAAATADGGPAMLVGTIRRHEGKLYNAMVLLEGGKIVAERLKRELPNYGTFDEKRLFESGPLPDPILFRGVRIGVPICEDVWWPDVCAHLKGQGAEFLLTPNGSPYEIDKDDLRSTIVAAARVRETGLPMAYLNRVGGQDELVFDGASFVLNADGSVAHQLADWEQEVRLTRWVRAPSGWVCESGKIAPLEPFPSDAYHAMMIGLRDYVNTNRFPGVVLGLSGGIDSALCAAIAADALGPERVWSVMLPSRFTGQESLSDATECAAMIGCRLDTIPIAPAVGAFDAMLSDSFADAQVDITEENIQSRIRGVTLMALSNKFGPMLMTTGNKSEMSVGYATIYGDMAGGYNPIKDAYKMTVFALSRWRNAHKPRLGLGPDGPVMPENIITKPPSAELRPDQKDSDSLPDYPELDPILLGLVEEELSVDEVAARGFDRDTVARIERLLCLAEYKRRQAPPGVKLGKRNFGRDRRYPITNAFRTA; this is encoded by the coding sequence ATGACTGACGCGCTGACCATTGCCCTTGCCCAACTTTCGCAACGTATGGGCGATCTTGCGGCCAATGCCGATGCCATGCTCAACGTTCGGAAACAGGCAACGGGAGCCGACCTGATCCTGTTCCCCGAACTCCAGCTGATTGGATATCCACCAGAAGATCTGGTTTTGAAGCCCGCGCTCGCCAAACGGGCCGACGGCGAACTGGCCCGACTTGCCGCTGCAACCGCTGATGGCGGACCTGCGATGCTGGTCGGCACAATTCGGCGGCATGAAGGCAAGCTCTACAACGCAATGGTGCTACTAGAGGGCGGCAAGATCGTTGCGGAACGACTGAAGCGCGAACTCCCAAATTATGGGACCTTTGACGAAAAACGCCTCTTCGAAAGCGGCCCTCTGCCCGACCCTATCCTGTTCCGGGGCGTCCGCATTGGCGTTCCCATCTGCGAAGACGTCTGGTGGCCGGACGTTTGCGCGCATCTGAAAGGTCAGGGTGCGGAATTTCTGCTGACACCGAACGGCAGCCCTTACGAAATCGACAAGGATGATCTGCGTTCGACCATCGTCGCGGCCGCGCGCGTGCGCGAGACCGGCCTGCCGATGGCCTATCTCAACCGCGTTGGCGGTCAGGACGAGCTCGTGTTCGATGGCGCCTCCTTCGTATTGAATGCTGATGGATCGGTAGCTCACCAGCTGGCAGATTGGGAACAAGAGGTTCGCCTGACCCGTTGGGTTCGTGCGCCTTCCGGCTGGGTGTGCGAAAGCGGAAAGATCGCGCCGCTCGAGCCCTTCCCGTCCGATGCCTATCACGCGATGATGATTGGCTTGCGCGACTATGTGAACACCAATCGCTTCCCGGGTGTTGTTCTGGGGCTTTCTGGAGGAATCGATTCTGCACTGTGCGCTGCTATTGCTGCCGATGCGCTGGGTCCGGAACGCGTCTGGTCCGTGATGTTGCCGTCCCGCTTCACGGGTCAGGAAAGCCTTTCGGATGCAACCGAATGCGCGGCGATGATTGGCTGTCGGCTTGACACCATTCCGATTGCGCCCGCTGTCGGCGCGTTTGATGCCATGTTGTCGGACTCTTTTGCCGATGCGCAAGTCGACATCACCGAAGAGAATATCCAGTCCCGAATCCGCGGTGTCACGCTGATGGCACTATCCAACAAGTTTGGCCCGATGCTGATGACGACCGGGAACAAGTCCGAAATGTCGGTCGGCTATGCAACAATCTACGGGGACATGGCCGGCGGATACAACCCGATCAAGGATGCCTACAAGATGACGGTCTTTGCCCTTTCGCGCTGGCGCAATGCGCACAAGCCGCGACTGGGGCTTGGTCCGGACGGGCCGGTCATGCCGGAAAACATCATCACAAAGCCACCGTCAGCCGAACTCAGGCCCGACCAGAAGGATTCGGATTCGTTGCCAGACTATCCCGAGCTGGACCCGATCCTGCTTGGGCTGGTTGAAGAGGAATTGTCAGTCGACGAAGTAGCGGCCCGCGGGTTCGACCGCGATACCGTGGCGCGCATCGAGCGCCTTCTGTGCCTTGCCGAATACAAGCGGCGACAGGCCCCACCGGGCGTCAAGCTCGGCAAGCGCAATTTCGGCCGTGACCGCCGCTATCCGATCACCAACGCGTTTCGAACAGCATGA